The genomic segment TCGATCTCCCCTCGCGAGCCCCTCGATCGGACGATCTGGGGGCTCTCCAGGGGCCTCCGACGGGTGAAACCGTCGGTCTGTCTCAGAACGGGTGTCGTCAGGCGGGGACGCGGTGCACGACCACACCGTCCGGACGACGCTCCTCGCCCCGACGCTTCCGGGGGGTGTAGTCGTACTCGTAGACGTGGATGTGCCGGGCGGACTCGGTCTCTCGGGTCTCCGACGGAAGCCGACTCGGCGAGCGCAGCACGTGGAGCAGCCAGTAGGTCGGGACCGCGACGGGCGCGGCCACGAGGAACGCGGCGCCCCAGGTCAGCTTGTGGCGGCGCTCGAGGTTCGGGTTCCGCATCAACAGGTGCCCATAGATGAGCAGCGTGATGAACTGGGCGAAGACGTGGGTGTACGCCAGGATGGGCAGCGTCTCGTAGAGGAGGGCGCTGCTCCCGGTGATCGCGCCGAGGATGCCCACCGTCGCGAGGGCCATCAACAGCGCGAGCGGGACGATGGCGAGGAGCCCGTACCCGGCGCGGCGGCTCGATGACCAGGTCCACGGCATGACTTTGGAGACGAATTCGGTGTGCATGACTCGGCTACGCACCACGATCCGTTCCAGTCGCCCGCCCCGCGCCCGCAGCGGCTCCAATCGAGGCACATCGCCACGCCCCTGCGAGACCGCCCCAGCGCGCCCTGGCTGAACCCCTCCCTCATTGCCAACCGGCGCCGCGCCGCGGTACATACCGGCCGACGATCGGGGGACGCATGCAAGCGCAAGCAGCTCAGCCCTCTGGGGGCCAGCCCGCGGCGGGCAACCTTTCGACGGGCGTCGCGCACGAGATCACCCACGGGCCTTCCTTCGCCATGCTCCGCGTGGACCTGCAGCCGGGTCAGACGCTGGTGGCCGAGGCCGGCTCGATGGTGGCGCGCCACCAGCACGTGGGCATGGAAGTGAAGATGAACGCGGGCCGCAGCGCCGGGCTGTGGGCGATGATGAAGGCCTTCGTCATCGCGGTGATCCGCAAGCTGGTCGGCGGCGAGACCTTCTTCGTCAACCACTTCACCGTCCCGCAGCCGGGCAGCGTGTGGGTGGCGCCGACGATGAGCGGGCAGGTCACGCACCGCCGGCTCGCCGGGGAGACGCTCACCCTCTCGAGCGGCGCCTACGTCGCGTCGGTCGGTGACGTCGACATGAAGATGAAGTTCGGCGGCCTCCGGTCGATGCTCGCCAAGGAGGGGGCGTTCTTCCTCCAGGTCGGCGGGCACGGCGACCTCTGGTTCAACAGCTACGGGGGCATCGAGGCCATCGACGTCGACGGGCCGTACATCGTCGACAACGGCCACCTCGTCGGCTTCGAGGGCAACCTGCGCTTCGACATCAAGGGCGCGGGCGGCGGGCTGATGGGCCTGATGGCGTCCGGCGAGGGCCTCGTCTGCGAGTTCAACGGGCAGGGCCGCGTGTACATCCAGTCGCGCAACCCCGCGACGCTCGTGGACTGGCTCACGCGGATCATGCCGGGCTGAGGGGGAGAGACGTGCCGCAGATCGACATCGGATACCGCCCCGCGCACTCGCTCGCCAAGGTCACGCTGCAGGCCGACGAGTCCATCGTCGCCGAGTCCGGCGCCATGGTCGGCATGAGCACCAACGTGCAGATGCAGACCCAGTCGCAGGGCGGCCTCATGGGTGGGCTCAAGCGCATGTTCGGCGGCGAGTCCTTCTTCCGCAACACGTTCACCGCGCAGAACGGGCCGGGCGAGGTGCTCCTGGCCCAGGCGCTCTGCGGGGACATGGCCGTCCTGCCGATGACGCCGCAGGGCTACTACATCCAGAGCTCGGCCTACGTCGCCTCCACACCCGACGTGGAGGTCACCACCAAGACCGGCGGCTTCAAGGGCTTCTTCAGCGGCGCCGGCGTCTTCATCCTCCAGGCGACGTCGCCGCAGCCCGATCACGGGCAGCTCGTCGTCGGCGCCTTCGGCGGGCTCGAGCCGCTCACCTGCGACGGCAACATGGTCATCGACACCGGTCACCTCGTCGCGTGGGACGCGAGCCTCCAGTACTCCATCGGCAAGAGCGGCGCGGGCTGGATCGCCTCGTGGCTCTCGGGAGAGGGCCTGGTCTGTCACTTCAGCGGCCAGGGCCGCATCTGGATCCAGTCGCGCAACCCGGGCGAGTACGGCCAGTCGGTCGGCTCGATGCTCCCGCCGAGGAAGGGCTAGCCGTCGTGCGCTACGAGATGAAAGACAAGCCCGACTTCACGATGGTGAAGTTCACCTTCGACCAGCCGGGGGAGCAGGTCGTGGTCGAGTCGGCGGCGATGGTCGCGCGCTCGAGCAGCATGCGCATGGAGACGAACATGCGCGGCGGCATGCTCGCGGCGGCCAAGCGAAAGCTCATGGGGGGCGAGAGCCTCTTCCAGAACACCTTCACCTCCAGCGCGCCCGGCGAGACCCTCTACGTCGCGCCCGCGCCCGAGGGGGACGTCGAGGCGCTCGAGCTCGACGGCTCCACCCCGATCATGATGAGCAGCGGCGCCTACCTCTGCTCTTCACCGACCGTGCAGCTCGACACGAAGTGGGGCGGCGCGAAGGGCTTCTTCAGCGGCACCGGCATGTTCCTCCTCAAGGCAGAGGGCACGGGGCCGGTCTTCTTCTCCTGTTATGGCGGCATACACGCGGTCGACGTCGGACCCGGCGGCTACATCTGTGACACCAGCCACGTCGTCGCCTTCACGGGCGGCCTGCAGTACGACGTGCAGAAGATCGGCGGCATCAAGAGCCTGTTCTTCAGCGGCGAGGGGCTGGTGTGCAACTTCCAGGGCCAGGGCCGGCTCTGGATCTCGACCCGCAACCCGTCCTCGCTCGCGTCGTTCATCCAGCCGTATCGACCGGTGCAGCGCTCGAACTGACGTGCGCCTCTGCGTCTCCTTGTCGGTCCTCCTCGCGACGCTGGCCGTCGTGGCGCCGGCGCGCGCGCAGCGGATCCAGACCATCGCCCGCGTGATCGCGACGAGCGACGTCGACGGCCGCTTCGCGCGCCCGATCTGCGATCGCGGCGACGACCTCCGCGCCTCCGATCACGCGGCCTTCACGTATGCGCTTCACCGCACGGCGCGTGATCCCGACCAGCCGATGGTGGTCGACATGGGCGGGCTGCTGACCCCGCACGGGGTCGCGCGCTACGCGGCGGCCGAGCGCCCCAGCTCGCTCGCGGTGATGGTGCGCGACCTCGGCTACCGCGCGCTCGGGTTCGGGCTCAACGATCTCGCGGCGCCCCGAGAGGGCATGCTGAACGTCGTCCGCGAGCTGCGCGAGCGGGGCATCCCCATGATCGCCTCGAACCTGCGCTGCGGGGAGGAGGCGGCGGCGCTCTGCGAGCTGCTCGTGGACGCGAGCGACGGCCCGTCGATGCACGTGGTCAACGGTCGGCGCATGGCGGTGCTGTCGGTGCTGCGGACCAACGCGACCGATCTCGTGGCGCCCGATCGAGCCGGGGGCGTCCACTTCGATCCTCCGAAGGAGACCCTCGAGCGCCTCACGCGGCTCGCGCGCGATCAGGGCGCGGAGTTCGTCATCGCCATCGTCGACGCGCAGATCGCCGGGGGCCCGATCGCGCTCGCCACCGAGCTCGGCGACTCGCGCAACAGCCCGAACCTCCTGCTCGTGTCGGGCGACGACGACATCCTCTTCGCGCGCCCGTCGACGGTGCGACCGGTGCTCGTCGGCACGCCCACCCAGGACGCGGTCGAGGTGCGCATCCGCGAGAGCAACGAGATCCGCGACGGCTACGAGATGCTCGCG from the Sandaracinaceae bacterium genome contains:
- a CDS encoding TIGR00266 family protein, whose translation is MQAQAAQPSGGQPAAGNLSTGVAHEITHGPSFAMLRVDLQPGQTLVAEAGSMVARHQHVGMEVKMNAGRSAGLWAMMKAFVIAVIRKLVGGETFFVNHFTVPQPGSVWVAPTMSGQVTHRRLAGETLTLSSGAYVASVGDVDMKMKFGGLRSMLAKEGAFFLQVGGHGDLWFNSYGGIEAIDVDGPYIVDNGHLVGFEGNLRFDIKGAGGGLMGLMASGEGLVCEFNGQGRVYIQSRNPATLVDWLTRIMPG
- a CDS encoding TIGR00266 family protein; this encodes MPQIDIGYRPAHSLAKVTLQADESIVAESGAMVGMSTNVQMQTQSQGGLMGGLKRMFGGESFFRNTFTAQNGPGEVLLAQALCGDMAVLPMTPQGYYIQSSAYVASTPDVEVTTKTGGFKGFFSGAGVFILQATSPQPDHGQLVVGAFGGLEPLTCDGNMVIDTGHLVAWDASLQYSIGKSGAGWIASWLSGEGLVCHFSGQGRIWIQSRNPGEYGQSVGSMLPPRKG
- a CDS encoding TIGR00266 family protein; amino-acid sequence: MRYEMKDKPDFTMVKFTFDQPGEQVVVESAAMVARSSSMRMETNMRGGMLAAAKRKLMGGESLFQNTFTSSAPGETLYVAPAPEGDVEALELDGSTPIMMSSGAYLCSSPTVQLDTKWGGAKGFFSGTGMFLLKAEGTGPVFFSCYGGIHAVDVGPGGYICDTSHVVAFTGGLQYDVQKIGGIKSLFFSGEGLVCNFQGQGRLWISTRNPSSLASFIQPYRPVQRSN